In a single window of the Pseudogemmatithrix spongiicola genome:
- a CDS encoding TldD/PmbA family protein encodes MSSRSLRAVARHLSRAEAEAICKRVLEFSTADECRVTINSGVRANTRFAVNQISTAGDNYNAAVSIRAVFGKKVANVTVNRLDEAALRDAVQNAERIAKLAPDDPELLPELGPQTYQDAVVWNDATASLEPDARADAVRQITERARAAGLVSTGYLEAQAQAFAIANSKGLFAYQRSTGVAFTTTVRTEDGQGSGWAGASDNDFTRIDPRQLAERAIEKARRSVNAAAIEPGRYTVVLEPTAAANLIQLIGGALNARNADEGRSFFSKAGGGNKIGEKVVDERVTLYSNPLDPRVPANTVNGDGSPVGATTWIENGVVKNLAYDRFWAQRTGKQQSSTGGTLAMNGGNETVESMIASTQRGLLVTRFWYIRGVDPRTILFTGLTRDGTFLIENGRVTRPVKNLRYNESPIFMLNNLLAMGRPERVSASESGGPGQAIMIPAMKVRDFNFTSTSDAI; translated from the coding sequence ATGTCGAGCCGCTCCCTGCGCGCCGTCGCGCGCCATCTTTCCCGCGCCGAAGCCGAAGCCATCTGCAAGCGCGTCCTCGAGTTCTCCACGGCCGACGAGTGCCGGGTGACGATCAACTCCGGCGTGCGCGCCAACACGCGCTTCGCCGTGAACCAGATCTCCACCGCCGGCGACAACTACAACGCCGCGGTCTCCATCCGTGCCGTGTTCGGCAAGAAGGTCGCGAACGTCACGGTGAATCGCCTCGACGAAGCCGCCCTGCGCGACGCCGTGCAGAACGCCGAGCGCATCGCCAAGCTCGCGCCGGACGATCCGGAGCTGTTGCCCGAACTCGGGCCGCAGACCTACCAGGATGCCGTCGTGTGGAACGACGCCACGGCGTCCCTGGAACCCGACGCCCGCGCCGATGCCGTCCGCCAGATCACGGAGCGTGCGCGCGCCGCCGGCCTGGTGAGCACGGGCTACCTCGAGGCCCAGGCGCAGGCCTTCGCGATTGCGAACTCGAAGGGCCTGTTCGCCTACCAGCGCAGCACGGGCGTCGCCTTCACCACCACCGTGCGCACCGAGGACGGCCAGGGGTCCGGCTGGGCCGGCGCGTCGGACAACGACTTCACGCGCATCGACCCGCGCCAGCTCGCCGAGCGCGCCATCGAGAAGGCCCGGCGTTCGGTGAACGCCGCCGCCATCGAGCCGGGCCGCTACACCGTCGTGCTGGAGCCCACGGCCGCGGCGAATCTCATCCAGCTCATCGGCGGCGCGCTCAACGCCCGCAACGCCGACGAAGGCCGTTCCTTCTTCTCCAAAGCCGGCGGCGGAAACAAGATCGGCGAGAAGGTCGTAGACGAACGCGTGACGCTCTACTCCAACCCGCTGGACCCGCGCGTCCCGGCCAACACCGTCAACGGCGACGGCTCGCCCGTCGGCGCGACCACCTGGATCGAGAACGGCGTCGTCAAGAACCTCGCCTACGATCGGTTCTGGGCCCAGCGCACCGGCAAGCAGCAGTCGAGCACGGGCGGCACGCTGGCGATGAACGGCGGCAACGAGACGGTCGAGTCGATGATCGCCTCGACGCAGCGTGGCCTGCTCGTCACGCGCTTCTGGTACATCCGCGGCGTCGATCCGCGCACCATCCTCTTCACCGGCCTCACCCGCGACGGCACCTTCCTCATCGAGAACGGCCGCGTCACCCGTCCGGTGAAGAACCTGCGTTACAACGAGTCGCCGATCTTCATGCTCAACAACCTGCTCGCGATGGGTCGGCCGGAGCGCGTCAGCGCCTCGGAGTCCGGCGGTCCGGGCCAGGCCATCATGATCCCGGCCATGAAGGTCCGGGATTTCAACTTCACCTCCACGAGTGACGCCATCTAA
- a CDS encoding cation diffusion facilitator family transporter — MSRSAGIQRTLALILGLNAIVVAVKLVVALRTGNLTVLGATFESFLDAANNIIAMVVVALAARGPDDDHPYGHDKFETVGALGIVVFLSISCYELLRGAASRWMGAPAPPAPAMGEILLLASTALINVAVVLYEKREAARLKSPLLAADAAHTGGDLFVTGLAVASLLTARIGLSWTDPFLAVLVAGVIAHSGWQILRVTVPVLVDERGADAERIAAAACRVDGVTGCRLVRSRTISSGLVFADVTITVAGDVRVADSHTIADQVEDSVRAALGGTADVTVHVEPS, encoded by the coding sequence ATGTCTCGCTCCGCGGGAATCCAGCGCACCCTGGCGCTGATCCTCGGGCTCAACGCGATCGTCGTCGCGGTGAAGCTCGTCGTCGCGCTGCGCACGGGCAACCTCACGGTGCTCGGCGCGACCTTCGAGAGCTTCCTGGACGCGGCGAACAACATCATCGCGATGGTCGTCGTGGCGCTTGCCGCCCGCGGTCCGGACGACGACCATCCGTACGGCCACGACAAGTTCGAGACGGTGGGCGCGCTGGGCATCGTCGTGTTCCTGTCGATCTCCTGCTACGAACTGCTGCGCGGCGCGGCGAGTCGGTGGATGGGGGCCCCCGCCCCGCCGGCGCCGGCGATGGGCGAGATCCTTCTGCTGGCCTCGACCGCGCTGATCAACGTCGCCGTGGTGCTCTACGAGAAGCGGGAGGCGGCGCGGCTCAAATCGCCACTGCTGGCGGCCGACGCCGCGCACACGGGCGGCGACCTGTTCGTGACCGGCCTCGCGGTGGCGTCGTTGCTGACGGCGCGGATCGGATTGTCGTGGACGGACCCATTCCTGGCCGTGCTGGTGGCAGGCGTGATTGCGCACAGCGGCTGGCAGATCCTGCGCGTCACGGTGCCGGTGCTCGTCGACGAGCGCGGGGCGGACGCCGAGCGGATCGCGGCGGCGGCGTGTCGCGTGGACGGCGTGACTGGCTGCCGCCTCGTGCGCAGCCGCACGATCAGCTCGGGTCTGGTGTTCGCCGACGTGACGATCACCGTGGCCGGCGACGTACGCGTCGCGGACAGCCACACGATCGCAGACCAAGTCGAGGACTCCGTGCGCGCCGCGCTCGGCGGCACGGCGGACGTCACGGTGCATGTGGAGCCAAGCTAG
- a CDS encoding TldD/PmbA family protein, whose amino-acid sequence MTDRRDFLRTTGAAAAAAIAFASAPRPVGAAPALDDLDRFQSGLSKELLMDAINAAKMAGASYADARIARIRQNFVVTREQQIVNVVDTDTLGCGVRALVDGCWGFAATRTLTREAITSAAREAVAIARANRVARDRSVELAPVQAYPNATWRSPVTRDPFDVPLEEKVNLLLSANAEAMKVQNVRFVNSILFFVKQEKLFASTEGTVTDQTLIRSWPLFTATAVKPDFSDFQSRTGAEAAPMGRGFEYVQQCDLPGNARKWAEQANEKLSAKPVDVGRYDLVLAPSNMWLTIHESIGHPTELDRAMGYEANYAGTSFIAPPERQLGTLKYGPSIMNVQGDRSQEGALSTIGYDDDGERPDDFLIVKEGMFNDYQTTREQAPWLRDWYTKSGKPVRSHGCSYADSWGSVAFQRMPNVSLMPGNDNKTWNDLIAGVDRGIAIVGDGSFSIDQQRYNAQFGGQVFYEIKGGKIEGMLKDVAYQIRTPDFWNSMDAIGGRASYELGGSFFDGKGQPPQVNAVSHGSPPARFRQVNVINTGRQG is encoded by the coding sequence ATGACGGACCGCCGCGATTTCCTCCGGACCACCGGAGCAGCAGCGGCTGCGGCCATCGCCTTCGCGTCAGCACCACGACCCGTCGGCGCCGCCCCGGCCCTGGACGACCTCGACCGCTTCCAAAGCGGACTCTCGAAGGAACTCCTGATGGACGCGATCAACGCGGCCAAGATGGCCGGCGCCTCGTACGCCGACGCCCGCATCGCGCGCATCCGCCAGAACTTCGTCGTCACCCGCGAACAGCAGATCGTCAACGTCGTGGACACCGACACGCTCGGCTGCGGTGTCCGCGCCCTCGTCGACGGCTGCTGGGGCTTCGCCGCGACCCGCACGCTCACGCGCGAGGCCATCACCTCTGCGGCCCGCGAGGCCGTCGCCATCGCCCGCGCCAACCGCGTGGCCCGCGACCGCTCCGTCGAGCTCGCGCCGGTGCAGGCCTACCCGAACGCCACCTGGCGCTCGCCGGTCACGCGCGATCCCTTCGACGTCCCGCTCGAGGAAAAGGTCAACCTCCTCCTTTCGGCCAACGCCGAGGCGATGAAGGTCCAGAACGTCCGCTTCGTGAACAGCATCCTGTTCTTCGTGAAGCAGGAGAAGCTGTTCGCGAGCACCGAAGGCACCGTCACCGACCAAACGCTCATCCGCAGCTGGCCGCTGTTCACGGCGACCGCCGTGAAGCCGGACTTCTCGGACTTCCAGAGCCGCACCGGCGCCGAGGCCGCGCCGATGGGCCGCGGCTTCGAGTACGTGCAGCAGTGCGACCTGCCCGGCAACGCGCGGAAGTGGGCCGAGCAGGCCAACGAGAAGCTCTCGGCCAAGCCGGTGGATGTGGGCCGCTACGACCTCGTGCTCGCGCCCAGCAACATGTGGCTTACCATCCACGAGTCCATCGGCCACCCGACCGAGCTCGACCGCGCGATGGGTTACGAGGCCAACTACGCCGGCACCAGCTTCATCGCGCCGCCGGAGCGCCAGCTCGGCACGCTCAAGTACGGCCCGAGCATCATGAACGTGCAGGGCGACCGTTCGCAGGAAGGCGCGCTCTCGACCATCGGCTACGACGACGACGGCGAGCGCCCGGATGACTTCCTGATCGTGAAGGAGGGCATGTTCAACGACTACCAGACCACGCGCGAGCAGGCGCCCTGGCTGCGGGACTGGTACACCAAGAGCGGCAAGCCCGTCCGTTCGCACGGCTGCTCGTACGCCGACAGCTGGGGCAGCGTGGCGTTCCAGCGCATGCCGAACGTCTCGCTGATGCCGGGCAACGACAACAAGACCTGGAACGACCTCATTGCCGGCGTGGACCGCGGTATCGCCATCGTCGGCGACGGCTCGTTCTCGATCGACCAGCAGCGCTACAATGCGCAGTTCGGCGGCCAGGTCTTCTACGAGATCAAGGGCGGGAAGATCGAAGGCATGCTCAAGGACGTCGCCTACCAGATCCGCACGCCGGACTTCTGGAACTCCATGGACGCCATCGGCGGCCGCGCGAGCTACGAACTCGGCGGCAGCTTCTTCGACGGCAAGGGACAGCCGCCTCAGGTCAACGCGGTGAGCCACGGCTCGCCGCCGGCGCGGTTCCGCCAGGTCAACGTGATCAACACCGGGAGGCAGGGATGA
- the mutM gene encoding bifunctional DNA-formamidopyrimidine glycosylase/DNA-(apurinic or apyrimidinic site) lyase, producing the protein MPELPEVEFAVRRLRRAVRGREIARLRAHHPSQRRGVTSRVAAAVAGRRVARVERRGKHQLLHLDDGALLLVHFRMDGDWVFDRRDTGLPPHARVTLDFTDGRRAVLVDPRALCTLTWHAADAHPDLGLGPEPEDPALDAAAFRARLAGRRGPIKAVLLDQSVVAGVGNIYAAESLWHARISPRAAAASLTAERAARLLDGIRAALADGHVNAGRYHRGERLIPFNVYDREGEPCPRCGHPVRRIAQAGRSTYFCSRCQAR; encoded by the coding sequence ATGCCTGAACTGCCGGAAGTCGAATTCGCCGTCCGCCGCCTGCGCCGCGCAGTTCGCGGGCGCGAAATCGCGCGCCTGCGCGCCCACCACCCCTCCCAACGCCGCGGCGTGACCAGCCGCGTCGCCGCCGCCGTCGCCGGGCGGCGCGTCGCGCGCGTCGAGCGCCGTGGCAAGCACCAGCTCCTGCATCTCGACGATGGGGCGCTGCTCCTCGTGCACTTCCGCATGGACGGCGACTGGGTTTTCGACCGTCGTGACACGGGCCTGCCGCCGCACGCGCGCGTCACGCTGGACTTCACCGACGGCCGGCGGGCCGTGCTCGTCGACCCCCGCGCGCTGTGCACGCTCACCTGGCATGCCGCCGACGCGCATCCCGACCTCGGCCTCGGCCCCGAACCCGAGGACCCCGCGCTGGATGCCGCCGCCTTCCGCGCGCGACTCGCCGGGCGGCGGGGTCCGATCAAGGCGGTGCTGCTCGACCAATCCGTCGTCGCCGGGGTGGGGAACATCTACGCCGCCGAGTCCCTGTGGCACGCGCGCATCTCGCCGCGCGCCGCGGCCGCGTCGCTCACTGCCGAACGCGCGGCGCGATTGCTCGATGGAATCCGCGCTGCCCTCGCCGACGGGCATGTGAACGCCGGGCGCTACCATCGCGGCGAGCGACTCATCCCCTTCAACGTCTACGACCGCGAGGGCGAACCCTGCCCGCGTTGCGGGCACCCCGTCCGCCGCATCGCGCAGGCCGGGCGCAGCACGTACTTCTGCTCGCGCTGCCAGGCCCGCTGA
- the fdhF gene encoding formate dehydrogenase subunit alpha encodes MPKLTIDGRECAVADGATILDAARAAGIDVPTLCWYPKLPTVGNCRICLVSVEGTAKLLPSCATPAAEGMVVHTESQAAVKNRQGVLSLLLERYPAEEIPADRGRNEFEDLVHRYEVPRTRSRELPLRTGDERPTDGIITHDMSTCILCTRCVRACEDIQVVGVLEVAERGEHAQIVVGADGNPEHAGCTWCGECVRVCPTGAIHDILPMAKLKAGVMEQPKETVRSVCPYCAVGCQLDLEVRGGQVTRVVSPWIEEETPNEGSTCVKGRFGTDFILHRDRLTTPLIRRGWQRGADGQWRYDAASDAVATQFPRRGGPWELVEEEGAAAKDRRPRTNPLRKRMDPGADAALADPRDRIATPREWFDVFREATWDEAMELSAQQLARLRDTRGPDSLATFASAKCANEENYVLQKLFRAGIGTNNVDHCTRLCHSSSVSAMQRALATSASSGSMREVEHESDVIFILGANTTESHPVFGAAIKRALKRGATLMVADPRRIELAARADVHLQLLPGTDVALLNGMLHHILAMGLEDKDFIAKRTRGFDEVRAAVQRYTPELAESITGVPAATIRRAAELYARGPNSATLWAMGLTQHHTGTDIVTSLLNLMLACGMIGRWGAPMIPIRGQNNVQGASDMGAIPFAFTDYRRVDDPQVRTLYAEAWGVDPAKLDAKPGRKVTEIVGKDSPVRGMYIMGENPIISDPDVAHAEDWFLGLEFLAVQDLFLTETARCADVVLPGASFAEKDGTYVNTERRIQLARKAVEPPGQARGDLDIVLDLSRRLGVPTPYATASEVFDEIARVTPSWRGVSYRRLMERPAGLQYPVPDASSEGMAFLFADRFPTPDGKALLVATEYLPPAELPDAEFPFFMNTGRQMYHWHTGTMTRRSTALDARESTATVELNPLDAAELGVQDGDEVSLTSRRNTIRIAVRLSDRVARRQVFVPMHYREAAANLLTNPAFDGPSGIPEFKVCAVRVEAVKPALV; translated from the coding sequence ATGCCAAAGTTGACCATCGACGGCCGCGAGTGCGCGGTCGCGGATGGCGCGACGATTCTCGATGCCGCGCGTGCCGCTGGCATCGACGTGCCCACGCTGTGCTGGTACCCCAAGCTTCCGACGGTCGGCAATTGCCGCATTTGCCTCGTGAGCGTCGAGGGGACGGCGAAGTTGCTGCCTTCCTGCGCGACGCCGGCCGCCGAGGGCATGGTCGTGCACACCGAATCGCAGGCGGCGGTGAAGAACCGCCAAGGTGTGCTGTCGCTGCTGCTTGAGCGGTATCCGGCTGAGGAGATCCCCGCGGACCGAGGCCGCAACGAGTTCGAAGACCTCGTGCACCGCTACGAGGTGCCGCGGACGCGCTCGCGCGAACTGCCGCTGCGCACGGGCGACGAGCGCCCGACGGACGGCATCATCACGCACGACATGTCCACCTGCATCCTCTGCACGCGCTGCGTGCGGGCTTGCGAGGACATCCAGGTGGTGGGCGTGCTCGAAGTCGCCGAGCGCGGCGAACACGCGCAGATCGTCGTCGGCGCGGACGGGAACCCGGAGCACGCCGGCTGCACCTGGTGCGGCGAGTGCGTGCGGGTGTGCCCGACCGGCGCGATCCACGACATCCTGCCGATGGCGAAGCTCAAGGCCGGCGTGATGGAGCAGCCCAAGGAGACGGTGCGCAGCGTGTGCCCGTACTGTGCGGTGGGCTGCCAGCTCGACCTCGAGGTGCGCGGCGGCCAAGTCACGCGCGTGGTCTCGCCGTGGATCGAGGAGGAGACGCCGAACGAAGGCAGCACCTGCGTGAAGGGGCGTTTCGGCACGGATTTCATCCTGCACCGCGACCGCCTCACCACGCCGCTGATCCGTCGCGGCTGGCAGCGCGGCGCCGACGGGCAGTGGCGCTACGATGCCGCCAGCGACGCGGTGGCGACGCAGTTCCCGCGCCGTGGCGGCCCGTGGGAGCTCGTCGAGGAGGAAGGCGCCGCGGCCAAGGATCGCCGCCCGCGCACCAATCCGTTGCGCAAGCGCATGGACCCCGGCGCCGACGCGGCGCTTGCCGATCCGCGCGACCGCATCGCCACGCCGCGCGAGTGGTTCGACGTCTTCCGCGAAGCGACCTGGGACGAGGCCATGGAGCTCAGCGCGCAGCAGTTGGCGCGGCTGCGCGACACGCGGGGCCCCGATTCCCTTGCCACCTTCGCCAGCGCCAAGTGCGCGAACGAAGAGAACTACGTGCTCCAGAAGCTGTTCCGCGCCGGCATCGGCACGAACAACGTCGACCACTGCACCCGGCTCTGCCATTCCAGCTCGGTGAGCGCGATGCAGCGCGCCCTCGCCACCTCTGCCTCGTCAGGCTCGATGCGCGAGGTCGAGCACGAGAGCGACGTCATCTTCATCCTCGGCGCCAACACGACGGAGAGCCACCCGGTGTTCGGGGCGGCGATCAAGCGCGCCCTCAAGCGCGGCGCGACACTGATGGTCGCCGACCCCCGCCGCATCGAACTCGCCGCCCGCGCCGACGTGCACCTGCAGCTGCTGCCCGGCACGGACGTGGCGCTGCTGAACGGCATGCTGCACCACATCCTCGCGATGGGCCTCGAGGACAAGGACTTCATCGCCAAGCGCACGCGCGGCTTCGACGAGGTGCGCGCGGCGGTGCAGCGCTACACCCCTGAGCTGGCGGAGAGCATCACCGGTGTGCCGGCGGCGACGATCCGCCGCGCGGCCGAGCTGTACGCCCGCGGGCCCAACTCGGCGACGCTCTGGGCGATGGGCCTCACGCAGCATCACACGGGCACGGACATCGTCACGTCGCTGCTCAACCTGATGCTGGCCTGCGGGATGATCGGCCGCTGGGGCGCACCGATGATTCCCATCCGCGGGCAGAACAACGTGCAGGGCGCGTCGGACATGGGCGCCATTCCGTTTGCGTTCACCGACTACCGCCGCGTGGATGATCCGCAGGTGCGGACGCTGTACGCCGAGGCCTGGGGCGTGGATCCGGCCAAGCTCGACGCGAAGCCAGGCCGCAAGGTGACCGAGATCGTCGGCAAGGACTCGCCGGTGCGCGGGATGTACATCATGGGCGAGAATCCGATCATCTCGGACCCGGATGTGGCGCACGCCGAGGATTGGTTCCTCGGACTCGAGTTCCTCGCGGTGCAGGACCTGTTCCTGACGGAGACGGCGCGCTGCGCGGACGTGGTGCTGCCGGGGGCGAGCTTCGCTGAGAAGGACGGCACCTACGTGAACACGGAGCGCCGCATCCAGCTGGCGCGGAAGGCCGTGGAGCCGCCGGGCCAGGCGCGCGGCGATCTCGATATCGTGCTGGATCTCTCGCGGCGGCTGGGCGTGCCGACGCCCTACGCGACCGCGTCCGAGGTGTTCGATGAGATCGCGCGTGTGACGCCGAGTTGGCGTGGGGTGTCGTATCGGCGCCTGATGGAGCGGCCGGCTGGCCTCCAGTATCCCGTGCCCGACGCGTCGAGCGAAGGCATGGCGTTCCTGTTCGCGGATCGCTTCCCGACGCCGGACGGCAAGGCCCTGCTGGTGGCGACGGAGTACTTGCCGCCCGCCGAGCTCCCGGACGCGGAGTTCCCGTTCTTCATGAACACGGGCCGCCAGATGTACCACTGGCACACCGGCACGATGACGCGGCGTTCGACGGCGCTGGACGCGCGCGAAAGCACCGCGACGGTGGAGCTGAACCCGCTCGATGCCGCGGAACTCGGCGTGCAGGACGGCGACGAAGTGAGCCTGACCTCGCGCCGCAACACGATCCGCATCGCGGTGCGGCTCTCGGATCGTGTGGCGCGCCGGCAGGTGTTCGTGCCGATGCACTACCGCGAGGCGGCCGCGAACCTGCTGACGAACCCCGCGTTCGACGGCCCGTCGGGGATCCCGGAGTTCAAGGTCTGCGCCGTGCGCGTGGAGGCGGTGAAGCCAGCGCTGGTGTAG
- a CDS encoding TldD/PmbA family protein produces the protein MSADNTLKRLKQGVPAGAVLSRAEAQAICERVMRFSKADGIDVQLGSNHTTNVRFADNQMSTAGAVTDGQLAVQSWFGPKHAVVTTNDLSEASLRRCVEQSEVLARLAPDDPEAMPLLEPQQYVPVESYFDSTAATDAGTRARAALTALQPARSAGDLKAAGYLVVGAGCTALANSKGMFAYHRATSTNYTLTVRTADGTGSGWAAADHPDWRQIDFAKVSQRAIDKARASREPRAVEPGRYTVILEPQAVGDLVQLIAFYADARLADEGRSPFSKQGGGNKLGEKIVDERVTLFSDPQDPQLLGQPFDGEGMRLARQVWVENGNLKTLQTSRFWAQKQNRVATGGATSLKMQGGSSSMDEMIRSTERGILVTRLWYLREVDPRTILYTGLTRDGTFLIEQGRISRSIRNLRFNESPLFMLNNLEMLGAPERLAGTEAGGSVVMPALKVRDFNFTSLSEAV, from the coding sequence ATGAGCGCCGACAATACGCTCAAGCGGCTGAAGCAGGGCGTGCCGGCCGGCGCCGTTCTCTCGCGCGCCGAGGCGCAGGCCATCTGCGAACGCGTGATGCGCTTCTCGAAGGCCGACGGCATCGACGTGCAGCTCGGCTCCAACCACACGACCAACGTCCGCTTCGCCGACAACCAGATGAGCACCGCGGGCGCCGTCACCGACGGACAGCTGGCCGTGCAGAGCTGGTTCGGCCCCAAGCACGCCGTCGTGACGACCAACGACCTGTCGGAAGCCTCGCTGCGCCGCTGCGTCGAGCAGTCGGAAGTGCTGGCGCGCCTCGCGCCGGACGATCCGGAAGCGATGCCGCTGCTCGAGCCGCAGCAGTACGTGCCGGTCGAGTCGTACTTCGACAGCACCGCCGCCACCGATGCCGGCACGCGCGCCCGCGCGGCGCTCACCGCGCTGCAGCCCGCGCGCTCCGCCGGCGACCTCAAGGCGGCGGGCTATCTCGTCGTCGGCGCCGGCTGCACCGCGCTGGCGAACAGCAAGGGCATGTTCGCGTATCACCGCGCGACGAGCACCAACTATACGCTGACCGTCCGCACGGCCGATGGCACGGGCTCGGGCTGGGCCGCGGCGGATCATCCGGATTGGCGGCAGATCGATTTCGCCAAGGTGTCGCAGCGCGCCATCGACAAGGCCCGGGCGTCGCGCGAACCGCGCGCCGTCGAGCCCGGGCGCTACACCGTCATCCTCGAGCCGCAGGCCGTCGGCGACCTCGTGCAGCTCATCGCGTTCTACGCCGACGCGCGCCTCGCCGACGAAGGGCGCTCGCCGTTTTCCAAGCAGGGCGGCGGCAACAAGCTCGGCGAGAAGATCGTCGACGAGCGCGTCACCTTGTTCTCCGACCCGCAGGACCCGCAGCTGCTCGGCCAGCCGTTCGACGGCGAAGGCATGCGCCTGGCGCGCCAGGTGTGGGTCGAGAACGGCAACTTGAAGACGCTGCAGACCTCGCGCTTCTGGGCGCAGAAGCAGAATCGTGTTGCGACCGGAGGTGCTACGTCGTTGAAGATGCAGGGCGGGTCGAGTTCGATGGACGAGATGATCCGAAGCACCGAACGCGGGATTTTGGTCACCCGACTTTGGTACTTACGCGAAGTCGATCCACGCACCATTCTTTATACGGGCTTGACACGCGACGGAACTTTTCTTATCGAACAGGGAAGAATTTCGCGTTCAATTCGGAATTTGCGGTTCAATGAGTCGCCGCTGTTCATGCTGAACAATCTCGAAATGCTCGGCGCGCCAGAGCGACTCGCAGGGACGGAAGCCGGTGGAAGCGTAGTGATGCCGGCGCTGAAGGTCAGGGATTTCAACTTCACCAGCCTGTCCGAGGCTGTCTGA
- a CDS encoding TldD/PmbA family protein, translating into MSTSRRDFLRSSAAAAAAASLLTADRAQAAALEARQPLWSGDSDHRELAMRAIDAARAAGASYADCRISSARSQNIGTRERRVTNIGDNETFGFGVRVMVEGTWGFAASSELSADEVARVARQAVAQARANRRAMVKPLELAPIHHPPVPNGQWRSPARIDPFSVAIEDKVAYLMDANAAALAAGARFVNSQMFFLKDEKTFASTEGTVTQQTIFRAQPGMTVTMVSADNRDFQTRQSTDIQPKGLGYEHVLDSNMKAHAARWVEEARQKLSAKPVEVGRYDLILHPTHLWLTIHEAIAHPTELDRAYGFEANYAGTSFLAPPEQFLGKFRYGPDFMNVVADRSAPGSLSACGWDDEGVAPESFHIIKNGIFVDYQTTREQAMWLDWWYKSQNMPTRSHGCSYAQTWADVQFQRMPNVNLMPGERDLVWEDLIAATENGIAIVGDGSFSIDQQRYNAQFGGQLFYEVKNGKITGMLKDVAYQIRTPEFWNAMDMIGGQRSYELGGAFGDGKGQPSQSNAVSHGCPPTRHKQVNVINTGRQA; encoded by the coding sequence GTGAGCACGTCCCGTCGTGACTTCCTCCGCAGCTCGGCCGCCGCCGCGGCCGCTGCGAGCCTCCTCACCGCCGACCGCGCGCAGGCCGCCGCCCTCGAGGCGCGGCAACCGCTCTGGAGCGGCGACAGCGATCACCGCGAACTCGCGATGCGCGCCATCGACGCCGCCCGCGCCGCCGGTGCCTCCTACGCCGACTGCCGCATCTCGTCGGCCCGCTCACAGAACATCGGCACGCGCGAGCGTCGCGTCACCAACATCGGCGACAACGAGACCTTCGGCTTCGGCGTCCGCGTCATGGTCGAGGGCACCTGGGGCTTCGCCGCGTCCAGCGAGCTCAGCGCCGACGAAGTCGCCCGCGTCGCGCGCCAAGCCGTGGCGCAGGCCCGCGCCAACCGCCGCGCGATGGTGAAGCCGCTCGAGCTGGCGCCCATCCACCACCCGCCCGTCCCCAATGGGCAGTGGCGCTCCCCGGCGCGCATCGATCCATTCTCGGTCGCCATCGAGGACAAGGTCGCGTACCTCATGGACGCCAACGCCGCCGCGCTCGCCGCCGGCGCGCGCTTCGTGAACTCGCAGATGTTCTTCCTCAAGGACGAGAAGACCTTCGCGAGCACCGAAGGCACCGTCACGCAGCAGACCATCTTCCGCGCCCAGCCCGGCATGACCGTCACCATGGTCTCCGCCGACAACCGCGACTTCCAGACGCGGCAGAGCACCGACATCCAGCCCAAGGGCTTGGGCTACGAGCACGTGCTCGACTCGAACATGAAGGCGCACGCCGCCCGCTGGGTCGAGGAAGCGCGGCAGAAGCTCAGTGCGAAGCCGGTCGAGGTGGGCCGCTACGACCTCATCCTGCACCCCACGCACCTCTGGCTCACCATCCACGAGGCCATCGCGCACCCGACGGAGCTCGACCGCGCCTATGGCTTCGAAGCCAACTACGCCGGGACCAGCTTCCTCGCGCCGCCAGAGCAGTTCCTCGGCAAGTTCCGCTACGGGCCCGACTTCATGAACGTCGTGGCCGACCGCTCGGCGCCGGGCTCGCTCTCGGCCTGCGGCTGGGACGACGAAGGCGTCGCGCCGGAAAGCTTCCACATCATCAAGAACGGCATCTTCGTCGACTACCAGACCACGCGCGAGCAGGCGATGTGGCTCGACTGGTGGTACAAGTCGCAGAACATGCCGACGCGCTCGCATGGCTGCTCCTACGCCCAGACCTGGGCCGATGTGCAGTTCCAGCGCATGCCGAACGTGAACCTCATGCCCGGCGAGCGCGATCTCGTGTGGGAGGATCTCATCGCCGCCACCGAGAACGGCATCGCCATCGTCGGCGATGGCTCGTTCTCGATCGACCAGCAGCGCTACAACGCGCAGTTCGGCGGCCAGCTGTTCTACGAGGTGAAGAACGGCAAGATCACCGGCATGCTCAAGGACGTGGCCTACCAGATCCGCACGCCGGAGTTCTGGAACGCCATGGACATGATCGGCGGCCAGCGCAGCTACGAGCTCGGCGGCGCCTTCGGCGACGGCAAGGGCCAGCCCTCGCAGTCCAACGCCGTCTCGCACGGCTGCCCCCCAACCCGGCACAAGCAAGTGAACGTCATCAACACCGGGAGGCAGGCCTGA